In Odontesthes bonariensis isolate fOdoBon6 chromosome 6, fOdoBon6.hap1, whole genome shotgun sequence, one genomic interval encodes:
- the LOC142382766 gene encoding inactive phospholipid phosphatase 7-like has product MPGSQARSRARDPLNRPEFLSLNQPSRREPAPGEGRGGGGGPRRPAFRQQQSQQEDAGGRGPRESSERGDAAADGGPKEDCIQLNPTFRGIAISSLLAIDISLSKRLGMCVGARGPGAPLRSMVTLLALTGHALPWICGTLICIWSSSTLAGQEVLVNLLLALILDLLTVAGMQKLVKRKGPWDLPPGFLDYVAMDMYSFPAAHASRAVMVSKFLLNHLVLAVPLRILLYLWTLLVGVSRVLLGKHHLSDVGCGFALGFLHFSLVESVWLDSATCQTLVSIGTLRWSPLV; this is encoded by the exons ATGCCCGGCAGCCAGGCCCGAAGCCGGGCCAGAGACCCGCTGAACCGGCCCGAGTTCCTCTCCCTGAACCAGCCGTCCCGCAGGGAGCCGGCGCCGGGGGAGGGCCGGGGGGGTGGCGGCGGTCCGAGGAGACCCGCGTTCAGGCAGCAGCAGAGTCAGCAGGAGGACGCCGGGGGGAG GGGGCCCAGAGAGTCCTCTGAGAGGGGGGACGCAGCAGCAGACGGGGGGCCGAAGGAGGACTGCATCCAGCTGAACCCCACCTTCAGGGGCATCGCCATCAGCTCCCTGCTCGCCATAGACATCAGCCTGTCCAAGCGTCTGGGCATGTGCGTGGGGGCCCGGGGCCCCGGGGCCCCGCTGCGCTCCATGGTGACCCTGCTGGCCCTCACAGGACACGCCCTGCCCTGGATCTGTGGGACCCTGATCTGCATCTGGAGCAGCAGCACGCTGGCTGGACAGGAAGTGCTGGTCAACCTGCTGCTGG CCTTGATCCTGGATCTCTTGACGGTCGCTGGGATGCAGAAGTTGGTCAAGCGCAAAGGGCCGTGGGATCTACCTCCGGGGTTTTTGGACTACGTTGCCATGGATATGTATTCTTTCCCCGCTGCCCACGCCAGCCGAGCCGTCATGGTGTCCAAGTTCCTGCTGAACCACCTGGTGCTGGCG gtgCCCCTGAGGATCCTGCTCTACCTGTGGACCCTGCTGGTGGGCGTGTCCCGGGTGCTGCTGGGTAAACATCACCTGTCGGATGTCGGCTGCGGGTTCGCTCTGGGCTTCTTACATTTCAGTTTGGTGGAGTCCGTTTGGCTCGATTCTGCAACCTGTCAGACCCTCGTCTCCATCGGCACTCTGCGCTGGAGTCCGCTGGTTTAG